In Procambarus clarkii isolate CNS0578487 chromosome 25, FALCON_Pclarkii_2.0, whole genome shotgun sequence, the following proteins share a genomic window:
- the LOC138368365 gene encoding adhesive plaque matrix protein-like produces the protein MTHLIITDLQVLPSVGGTTTHLQWAAPLPTFSGRHRYPPSVGGGHRYPPSVGGTATHLQWGGGTATHLQWAAPPPTFSGGGTATHLQWAAPPPTFSGGGGHRYPPSVGGTATHFQWGGGHRYPPSVGGTATHLQWGGHRYPPSVGGTATHLQWAAPPPTFSGRHRYPPSVGGGGTATHLQWAAPPPTFSGRHRHPPSVGGTATHLQWAAPLPTFSGGGGTATHLQWAAPPPTFSGRHRHPPSVGGTATHLQWGGAPLPTFSGRHRHPPSVGGTATHLQWAAPLPTFSGRHRYPPSVGGHRYPPSVGGGHRYPPSVGGTATHLQWAAPPPTFSGRHRYPPSVGGTATHLQWAAPPPTFSGRHRHPPSVGGTATHLQWAAPLPTFSGGGGTATHLQWAAPLPTFSGRPHYPPSVGGAPLPTFSGRHRYPPSVGGPTTHLQWVGAPLPTFSGRHRYPPSVGGHRYPPSVCGTATHLQWAAPLPTFSGRHRYPRSVGGTATHLQWAAPLPTFSGRHRYPP, from the coding sequence ATGACACATCTGATAATTACCGACTTGCAAGTGTTGCCTTCAGTGGgcggcaccactacccaccttcaGTGGgcggcaccactacccaccttcaGTGGGCGGCACCGCTACCCACCttcagtggggggggggcaccgcTACCCACCTTCAGTGGGCGGCACCGCCACCCACCttcagtggggggggggcaccgcAACCCACCTTCAGTGGGCGGCACCGCCACCCACCTTCAGTGGGGGGGGCACCGCTACCCACCTTCAGTGGGCGGCACCGCCACCCACcttcagtggggggggggggcaccgctACCCACCTTCAGTGGGCGGCACCGCCACCCACtttcagtgggggggggggcaccgctACCCACCTTCAGTGGGCGGCACCGCCACCCACCTTCAGTGGGGGGGGCACCGCTACCCACCTTCAGTGGGCGGCACCGCCACCCACCTTCAGTGGGCGGCACCGCCACCCACCTTCAGTGGGCGGCACCGCTACCCACcttcagtggggggggggggcaccgctACCCACCTTCAGTGGGCGGCACCGCCACCCACCTTCAGTGGGCGGCACCGCCACCCACCTTCAGTGGGCGGCACCGCCACCCACCTTCAGTGGGCGGCACCGCTACCCACcttcagtgggggggggggcaccgctACCCACCTTCAGTGGGCGGCACCGCCACCCACCTTCAGTGGGCGGCACCGCCACCCACCTTCAGTGGGCGGCACCGCTACCCACCTTCAGTGGGGGGGGGCACCGCTACCCACCTTCAGTGGGCGGCACCGCCACCCACCTTCAGTGGGCGGCACCGCCACCCACCTTCAGTGGGCGGCACCGCTACCCACCTTCAGTGGGCGGCACCGCTACCCACCTTCAGTGGGGGGGCACCGCTACCCACCttcagtggggggggggcaccgcTACCCACCTTCAGTGGGCGGCACCGCCACCCACCTTCAGTGGGCGGCACCGCCACCCACCTTCAGTGGGCGGCACCGCTACCCACCTTCAGTGGGCGGCACCGCCACCCACCTTCAGTGggcggcaccaccacccaccttcagTGGGCGGCACCGCCACCCACCTTCAGTGGGCGGCACCGCCACCCACCTTCAGTGGGCGGCACCGCTACCCACcttcagtgggggggggggcaccgctACCCACCTTCAGTGGGCGGCACCGTTACCCACCTTCAGTGGGCGGCCCCACTACCCACCTTCAGTGGGGGGGGCACCGCTACCCACCTTCAGTGGGCGGCACCGCTACCCACCTTCAGTGGGCGGCCCCACTACCCACCTTCAGTGGGTGGGGGCACCGCTACCCACCTTCAGTGGGCGGCACCGCTACCCACCTTCAGTGGGCGGGCACCGCTACCCACCTTCAGTGTGCGGCACCGCTACCCACCTTCAGTGGGCGGCCCCACTACCCACCTTCAGTGGGCGGCACCGCTACCCACGTTCAGTGGGCGGCACCGCTACCCACCTTCAGTGGGCGGCACCGCTACCCACCTTCAGTGGGCGGCACCGCTACCCACCTTAA